From the Sylvia atricapilla isolate bSylAtr1 chromosome 12, bSylAtr1.pri, whole genome shotgun sequence genome, the window AGAGAGCTAGAAATATGagtatttagaaaataataccaaaaaaatttgtgatttttcttcataattttattGACATTTTAGTCACAATCACCTAACCTTCTTACTCAAAAGCATCGGATGGACCATGGTCCTGAACTCCGTGCAGAGAAAGGCAACACCTCCGGGCTGCAGGCTCAGCCAAAAACCAAGGGATGGTTTCCCGGTGCCGCCGTGTGTTGCAAACACAGAAGTGCACGGACAGCCCCTTCCCCGTGGGCAGAACAGCTGCcgtctgctgctgctgctcaggcactGCAGTCTctgtttgtggggttttaatCACAGGTCCTTCACTAAGACACGCTCTGCTAAACACCTCTTTCATCACTGCTGAATAACAGAAAGAGACATTGATTGTACAGCAAAGTAATATTTACGTGCAATCCCAGTGAACAAGGTAGAAATGCCCGTAGGTTTggctaaaaaattaaaaaaaattcaaataatgtTCGGCAGCAAATCATCCAAGCAGTGTTTGTCATCTGTAAGTTATTACTCAAAAGGAAGAGCATGTAAACAGTATTTGATTTACCCAGTAGCAACCATGGTGCCAGATGTGCTTATATGGGTAAGGATTTTGGCTAGCAACAGTTAGTGTACAAATAGCTACTTAATAGTAGCTGATCCAGAATGGGCCAGTCTTGCCTTAAATTGTAAAAAATCTATACATTTACTGTGCAAAACTTGTACTGTATCAGGATGCTAAAACTGTATGTATTCATAACGTCAAGAAAAGGTGTCTATAAGTTTTCCATAATCTCTGCATAATTGTTATTTATATTCCTGCTTATAGTCAGAATTGTGAGTACAGTTCTCCATTATCTTAATTAACACCTCTAATCTAATGCACCCGGTGTGTCtgtacaaagaaaatatttctctgtggttttcagCATAGAAACATATTTTGATTGTCAGTGACCAGTGTTAGGGCAAGAAAGGTGCCAATATGTAAGCATGTCTGATGCACACACACGGTGCCTTGGAAGCACTTCGCTGTCACAAGTCCTAAAGCAGTTTTTTCCCCTGAACATAGGAAGCAGGAAATCTTTTCTCTAGCCAGCCATTTAAAACTATCATTGTTTGCCACTGAGCTGGGTAAGGAATGCAAATTTTTTATAATGTTGGAATACTGATTAACAACAACGCACACAGCACagaatatttcaaactttataGTGGAAAGTAAACATGTTTTATTACATTCTGGAACTGATCCAAGTTCTTCCTTGagttattttctctcttatAAAGCAGCACTAGGAGTGTTCTTATTTGTACTTGCTGCCCCAtgggctgctgccaccagcactgcgAGACCTTAGAAATGTCTGGTGTGTGTCTTTTCCTACACTGCACTTCCCTTTGCAGTaactgcagagcacagacatTATCAGCCACTGCACATCCCCATGAAATCCCCCTTATATAGGAGCCCCTCCTGTAaccaagaaagcaaaaattagaTCAGCTGTGAAGTAGCCCATAGTCCTCTGGTCAAGGCAAAGGGGTGGCACTTCACACTGTCCTCAGTAGCACATAGACTTGAGTTTGGACTTAAAACTTTTGTATAAATCCTGCAAATACACCTTGATTCAGTGGCTGAATTCTGAGGGGTTCTGAGTCTTGATAAATCCTGCAAATACACCTGATTCAGTGGCTGAATTCTGAGGGGTTCTGAGTCTTAGTTAAGACTAATTACTTCTTCCCTTTCATAGTAACAGTAAATGAGGTTATAACATCAATGTGCAGTGTCTCAGCAGATACATGATACTTGCTCTAATTATTTTACAATCAGTTACTAGACAAACATCCAGGGGACTTTCTGAAGACAAAATgtaaaggattttaaaagtaTTCTTGGTAGAGTTCTAAATACAAGTTCCACATTCTGGATTTGCCATTTGCCATGTGTAGCTCTCTCTGTAAATCCTTAGAGAGAGATGCTCTAACAGCATGAACACACAGGGATCCATCTTATGGGATGGATACACTTTAAGCAGAGGCTCTCAGAGTTTTGGAGTGAAACTCTGTTTCTCAGAATAAATATGCAAAAGGTGGAAATATCAACTACAATTTACATTTAGGGATGCAAACACCACTTCTTGAAAATGCTCAGTGGTAGTGTAAATTACAAAACATCCACCAGAGGGGAGCTCATGTATTCATTCAGAGTAAAATAAGTAAtttgaagaaagagagaaacacaCACCTGATATTTAAGGTAAAGCAAATTCTATTTAAGGAGTTTCATAGCAGTAGCACAGACTTTTTGAACTTGGAAAGTTTTCAAAAGTTGTTTACCAATCTAAAATTAACAGATTTACAGAAAGTTTCTTGTATTGAGACTGGCTTATTGCACTACATATAATATGCGTGCACACAAAAGCTTgaactgtttttgttttaaacatacAGATGCAGCCTAATTTCACTGCTGTGATGAAGTATACCAGACCTGCTGTGTGCAGAAGTCGAAATGCATTCATACATTAAAGCCCATCCACATGTGGTTGCTAGAGTGAGTAAGATCCTGAATTGTTAGCTGCTGTTGTTTTAGCAGTTATTGACTGCACTATATTTCTCTTCCTGTTAATGTAATATTTGCTAATACAGTTTGTGTActtctaatttaaatttataaataacaGTCAGACACTTTTAGAATATTAAAGACACCTTACAGTCTGAAGTTTTCATAGTGGGTCTAGCAGTCACATAGAGTTGCTCAGAAACAAGCTCCTGAATTAATGTTAATTCTAATGTCTGAGACATTTAGTCTAATTGCCTGGCTTCAGAGTCTTACTCAAGGAAATCTCAGCAGTTCAACActtttctgagatttttctgaaacagaaattccaGACTATGACTGCAATTCAGAGAttcattgttttctcatttaaatgaaagacCAGCCAGAGGCAGAGGCCTTTGGCAAGCAACTTCAACTCAAGTGGAGAAACATGTTTCTGGAAATTGTAAGGCCAGATGATTCAGAAATACAACCACATCCATACACTACTGGATTAGAACTATACTTATACCAATGGTTGTTCAGACAACTGCTCTTTTCCACCAAAAGTAAagttttacaagaaaaaaatcctacagaGGTGTCACACAATGGTACATACAAGTCCTTTTAGGATCCTTGGTAAATGAGGATGGCCACAAGATTGTAGCTACAATTAGAGCTTTATTATGACATAAAAATTCACTTAGCAGCATACCTTATTGTTATCTACAATTTCTAGCAGTTGGTGTATCTTACTGCTACACTGGATTTTTAGCAATTACGCCAGCTTTCAGTTAAGCAGAATTTCTAGTAATCAGTGTTGCTTTCTTTGCTATCTAGAGTCTTTGGTTATATAGGCTTTTAGTCACCTGAGCCCTCTGCAATTCAGGTCAAAGTCTTGATAATCAGTGTCTGACACAGCAATCATAATCAGGTTGACTTCACTTAAAGAACCTACCagtccctgcagcactgggtgACAAGAGGTATTGAGCATCTCTCCTTGATTATCTTTTCCAACAAAAAATCTGCAACTTAGTTCAATCTAGATATGCCACTGGCAATAACTAAAATATTCTATGAAGGTACTTCTGGAGAATAATGTGTGTAAAGGTATTTCATTAGAAGAAGATACTGCCCAGCACTTCTTCCTGTTCTTTAATTTTCACAAGTGGTTTTCAGAAATTCCCTTCAGAATACAAACAACTTGTTTCCTATTTTTCCCCTACCCGATATTCTTAAGTAAATCAAAATGAAAGGAATTGGAATCATGTATGAATTAAATCCcaattaaaaatctgtattataCAAATAGTATTTTGGAGGTATAATACTTAACTTCAGTGGGGTTATTTGGGATTTGCTTTTGATCTCATTATACTCTTATGGAGCAAAACCGGCTAAGCTGCTTTGGGGTGCTGATGTTACAATCCTTTTTCCATggtgaaaaatactttttgacTTAACACTGTGCACTACATTTGCCAGGTTTGTAAAATTAGGGAAATAATCTGTGTCACGTTCTTAAATTTAAGAAAGCTATAAATAagtcttttgtttctgtgaatttttttatgGTAATACCCTTCCAGTTGCACTTCTTGAATATTTCTGTTGGTTCTGCTGTTCTAGTTCCTCCTCTAGCATTTTAGAAATTTACTGCAAAAGATGTTTTGAAATCAGGATAACAAAATAGTTTCATACTCTTTGGCCGAATTCTGAAGAACTTAGGATCCATTTAGGATTTGATTTCTACTCTGACTACCAagtttcctaggaaaaaaaacataaaaggcCATTGCTGACACAGCAGACAATAATGTAATCATATTTTCTCTCGGACATGGTGCATTTCCTCCTATAACTCAACATCCAGACTGAATACTCTGATGGTTATTGTTTGATAAAGAACTGCAGTTTCCCAGAGAATTAGAAATACAGCTCCTTCCCACTTTATTGTACCAGTGTGGTACAAACAGTTGATTTCCTTTGTGccatatttctaaaatatgaaTTACTCTTTTCTGCTGAATTAAAAAGATGACATGAAGGTAGTAAGCACagttttttgtgctttaaaattcATGTCAACACATAATGCACATTAGTAGTTTACCAGCCAtccctcttttttgtttgtataaaATAAAGTGCTAAGTTATTCATAGAGCAAGAATAGAATAGCATAAAAAGGGTGACTTTCTCGTCACAGCTGTTGATTAGATCAGTAACATCAAAACAGTAGTAAGTTTCTTTAAATAGGGACACTTTAGAAAGACCACCAAcaaattttcagtaaaattcgCTGAAGCACAATGAATGTGTAACTAACAGCCATGTCAGGTCTGcactgtatttttacttttgctttgtATGCAAAAATACCCATCCTCCTAAACAGGAGGAACTGCCAGATGTGGTCAGATGTCTGTAAGACGTGAGCATGAGGATGTGAGCTCACAGTCTGTATGAGCCTTCAGACATCGTTAGAGGAGAACTTTGAAGTAGTTCACCAACATCTGCACAATaaaacagagcacagagcaaCCAAGGACGGAAGAATTTCCAAAATGAGTGAAGCTGAGGAAAGCAGTGACAACTCAGCAGGAATATTGTGAGGTCAGTGTGTTTGTATACTACTGGGCTTGTCATTATACAATTTTAATTGGCACCCCTGGAAACTGCATCATCATCTGGACTGTTTGTACAAAAATGAAGCAAGTATCTCTTCAGTCCTGCTGATCTGAACCGGCCATTGCTGATGTCCTCGTACTGATTAACCTTACCAATTTGGATTACTCTTTTGCTGACTCATGGGGTTTTTGGAGTCATCTTCTGCAAAACGCTGGTTTTCCTTATTTACTGCAGCATGTACGCCAGTATATTTCTGATTACAGCACTCAGCTTGGAGCGGCTACTGGCTGTGTTTTACCCTTTGACAATTCAAACAtatagaagaaaagaaaaggtttctttGATCGTGTTCCTCATTTGGTTCCTGTCTGTTGCCTTTGGCATTTCTGTCATTCCGTTTCAAGAGACAGGAGAAACCAACGGTCGAGTTTTATGCACGTGTCGCAACTACACTTCGAATAGACAGAAAGTGTCGTATCTTCTGCTGGAGACCCTTGCAGGTTTTGTAATCCCTTTCTTAATTATTTGCACTTGTTATGTGTGTGTTGCAAGAAGAATAAGCAGAATGACTTACCAATCCAAGCGGCGATCGGAACGCCTCATTGCCAGCGTTGTGGTGGCATTCATTCTGTGCTGGTTCCCTCACCACCTCTTTAACATCCTGGATATTATTTCAATTGAAATAGAACTCTCTAATGAGGATGTCTTTGGCACTGGAAGAAGTCGTAGACAAAGGAGTGTACATCTCTGGAGCACTTGTATTCATCAGTAGCTGTATTAACCCTCTGCTTTACGCTTTTGCTGCACGAAGGTTTCAGAACCACCTGAGGTTTGCCAAGATGTCAAAGCTGTTTGAACAGATCAGTCAGTCTGTAACAGAGGAAGACAAGAAAGAAGTCTGGTGTGTAGCCAAACATGAAGATCCTTTGGTAGGCACAGAAAATCTCTAACAAGGAACTCAGTGAATATTCTGAGCATTCCTTCAGCAGTCCTTTCTCATCATTCTCTCATTTACTGAGCAGTctggggaaaagctggagagaaacaaaagctttttggggattttttttttcttgtgctttttatAAAATTGCCATTAACAACCTTGTTCAGTTCATAGTTAATGTTCACATCATGAAATGAGCACTATTTCACTGTTGCTGGGAACCTCAGCAAGATCGGCTAAAGCTCAAATTGTAAGGAAACacagcatttttactttttattaaaattatttcgATTTCTAGAAATTATGtgtgcagaaacagaaaataactgcatctgaaaagagagaatttGAAACCTTGAAACTaagtttttcttcagaaaaatgttacttttccTAAACCGTTGTACAATCTAAAGTTTTAAGAAGTTAAATTCTTTATGTGGTAAGATGGTTTTAAGTGTTCTGATGACACAGAACTCTTCAGGATCAATGGAAAAAtctaaagctatttttattcaTTACTTTATTAGATTTGAAAGTATAAGGGCTGTTTACACAGTCAAGCCTCATTACTACATTATCTTGGGGTAGTAGGTTTGAACAAGTCAAATGTGGAGTGTGACTTCCCtccagaaggagcaggaggtaTGAGAACTCTGTTGTATTGCAAACATCACTGCAGAGTGCAGGCTGTATTTGATGGCAAACACATTGCAAACTTCAGTGGCAATTTtatgtattaaatatatatactttGAGTATCCTCAAAAATTTTGATTCAAAGAAGTTAAGCTTCCAAGATGTCTATTAAGTTGTGGAAGAATCGTCCCAGGCTCAGGcgaggagggaggagagatcCTTCACCTTTTTTTATATGTAAGAAAATTATGATAGTAGTACAAAGCATCTCACATAAGAACTTCACCTTCACTTCATATAAGAACCTCATAAGAAGAGTAGTGGACACATCAggcaaataaaagcatttttttttcttctctatagAGCAGTGGACTTTGCCATAAGAAACCAATAAAGTTGATTATTGGGCTTTAGTTTGTGAATGTGTGTAAACTCACTGTGAAAAATTGCATGGCATCAGGTCTATacttttgaaatttatttatttcaattgtGCTAACATTTTTTTATACTTGCTTTTTAAGTTTAAgtcaatattttttaacaatatCAAGATAACTACTGATTATGAAGCATATtgtaattttacatttcttgttCTGGGACAGCTGATAAATAGCTACATTACTCATCTTTACAGAGAAATTACAGATACTaaccagaaaattaatttttgaagtcTGATTGTGTAAGGATATTTGAGTTGTATTAATTTAGCTtgtaaactgaaataaacatgGTGAAGTAAAAATCCTAGCTGCTAATGGAAGAATATTCTCTGAACTTTGCATATGTATTTGTTATTCCTGCTTCTTatcaaaaagtattttttctcctgACTAGGAGAAAAGT encodes:
- the LOC136366319 gene encoding LOW QUALITY PROTEIN: leukotriene B4 receptor 1-like (The sequence of the model RefSeq protein was modified relative to this genomic sequence to represent the inferred CDS: inserted 2 bases in 1 codon; deleted 2 bases in 2 codons; substituted 2 bases at 2 genomic stop codons): MSEAEESSDNSAGILXGQCVCILLGLSYTILIGTPGNCIIIWTVCTKMKQVSLQSCXSEPAIADVLVLINLTNLDYSFADSWVFGVIFCKTLVFLIYCSMYASIFLITALSLERLLAVFYPLTIQTYRRKEKVSLIVFLIWFLSVAFGISVIPFQETGETNGRVLCTCRNYTSNRQKVSYLLLETLAGFVIPFLIICTCYVCVARRISRMTYQSKRRSERLIASVVVAFILCWFPHHLFNILDIISIEIELSNEXMSLALEEVVDKGVYISGALVFISSCINPLLYAFAARRFQNHLRFAKMSKLFEQISQSVTEEDKKEVWCVAKHEDPLVGTENL